A window of Xenopus laevis strain J_2021 chromosome 1L, Xenopus_laevis_v10.1, whole genome shotgun sequence genomic DNA:
gcatatgcaaattaggattcggttcggtattcggcctaataaTTCGCAAAAGATTTTGGGGTTTAGCCTATTTGaaaaattaattgataaattaaCACATTGGGGTATATatatcagagtgaagttagagatcgccacagtgaaattccaccactcttcattcatttctatgggattttgaaaggcgtatttatcaaaggatgaactttcacccattgagaaATACTctcttaaaaaatcccatagaaatggagagtCGCGGAATTTCAttttagaggactgtggcgatctctaacttcattctttgataaatataccccatagtctgaAGTATCCCTTCTCGGTTTGCCTTAgataaaatgttttgttgtatTTATACTAAAATGTCCAAATTTTGTGTTCAGGGCTTGGATGTTCCACCGTTCTCTCACCAGAAGCTGCAGCTCAGTTTGCTGCTCAAATCTTTGGCTTAAACAACCACCTAGTGTGGTGCAAGCTCCGCTCCTGCACCCTGAACACCTGGATATCTCTCAAGCAAGCGGACATGAAGCTGAGGGAGTGCAGCATCTGATCTCTCATTTAACATTCCAATAAAGCACTCGGTTCTCTTTCACAATTTCTGGtttcttttttactttccttGCTTATCAACCTGTAAAAAGGCTATTGCCTGATGTAACTGCACAGTatgtcatacagatagctagaactATCCAGAGGTGCCAGAGTATCGCTGAACTCCTggttagagtcctgtgcggaaccaatttctaagaccctgACCCcctcatatttacccactttgattcgCTACCCAACCCCGCAACTATCTTATCCACAACCCGCCGACCAcaatcaaacaggaagtgatggtgctgcaaactggaagtgtcgtcatcaaaagtgggcagggacagaaacaagttttgtaaaactttaaaaggagtaaaatagactattacataagataagaaatttagatgagaccctcAACCCAACCCGTGGATagacccacacctgaaaatcctcccctaaTTCCACAGGGTGCCTTCTTTTATTGcagctatggttgccaccttttgtggaaaaaaaaatactggccttcctttatatttttttcctattaataacattgggatcaaccatcatttttaccggccaggtggcaacccacggatacccaacctgctgcaggactctactcccaATCTCACCACTTCACCTAGTGTTGTCTATCACCCCACTTTATTATTTGCTATAGGAATGGCTTTCAGTGCTGGGACGTAACAATACTTGCTTCCCTTACACTGCATCTGCTGACTGTTAAAGGGGATCAGTTTTCTTATTCTGCTAAATCTATTCCAGGGTGTTCTGGATACTCTGCTTATTATGCACCAGGTGGGCTAAGCTGTGACCTGCTCATGGCCGTATGGAGCAGTAACAGCAGCAGAAATAAAGCCTTCAGTCCCAATGTACTTAAATAGGCATAATGAATGAATTTCTTTTAAAGTCTTGCAAAACAATTGTGACTGCATACTGCTCAATAAGAGTTAGACTGAAGGAGTCCAAAGCTCTCGCCATTCCTAGCAATTGGTGGTTCCTTGTGTTGTAATGCTTAAAAAGGGAATTACCTTGGACGCAGTGTTAGGTCTCTCCCTCAGCAGAGGGAGAGATATTCACGTGGGTTTATAGCAGGTATAAAATCTTGGGTAGCACCCAGTGCATGTATTGCTCACAGATATGTCATCTattaccattaaaaaaatataacctaCTCCATTTTGAGCAtcatcaggccccctcctgaaacgccgcaatgaaaactgtcattttataaTAGTTTTGGGCACCAGTGTCTTGAAGTTTTGCCGTGGTGTAaagtttggcgccgccattttcaaaaTGGTGCATCACTTACGCCCTGCGCATGCGCCCAGAGCTTTACAGTTAACAATAAAAGTTtgcgtcttttaattttttttttataattaatcactgcagacctcagtcagacataCCCGTTAGCTGGATTGCTTTTTATCTTTGAATTACAGCTTAGCTcctcagctcctgcgctcgctcgcTGACAAGCTGTAAATTAAAaccagagcgagcgcaggagcttcaaagaTTCACTGAGTGTCCTAAGAAGCAGGATCCTGATTGGAGGTAGAACGAATGAGgcgggggcagagaggtcagtGATGACGTACGGCTCCATCACATGACCGCAACATCATCTCTACCAGAGAACAGATTCTAGTGCGCATGTGCAGGGCACTGCTGATAACTAttgtgcatgcgtgtgccctattctGAGTGATTTTCGGACTGCAAACTGGGTATGATTTTACATACGTTTAAACTTTCTTTTTAAATAGATTGCAGCCCTTATATTGGGGAAGAAACTAATGAGGGAATGTTTGCTGTTAAAGATATGTTCTGTTCATTGGCAACACTTAGAGCTGaagtttatttttacctttccttctcctttaaactaagttatgtagagtgatattctgagactatatatttttttttaatttagctttttgttaagcagttctccagtttagaatttcagcacttatttggttgctagggtccttattaccttagcaaccaggtagttTAAATGAGGGACTGGAATATTTAAGGAggacctaaaaaaaaaagtaacaattaaaTTGTAGCTTCATAGAGCATccgtttttggctgctggggtcagtgacattcatttggaagagtcagaagaaggcaaatcatttaagaCCAATTAAAACTTAGAATCTGCCTTTTATAACAAAAGCAACTACCCCTTTTAGTCTTGTCGATTTGTGTGCAGTTAGATTCCAGTTCAACTTGTACTGAGTGATCAGTCCACCACATTACTCTTTATGGGTGGCTTTGGGTAATATTTGACTTGAAGGGGGTCACATGGATCATATGTtgtgtttgaatctgagctgaatgctgtggATCAATTGCACTAACTGTTATGTCTCACGcacccccccccttcaagtaactgactaactcagagttaaagagctgacaagcaggaagtagtgttctggctgttatgttagacatccaggcactccagcctttatacattacatttttggctaactaactatgttagaaacatgttttattttgcacagcctatctatttacccagtttttatttttatactgaaagggatactgtcataggaaaaaaacttttttcaaaatgaatcagttaatagtgctgctccagcagaattctgcactgaaatccatttctcaaaagagcaaacaattttttttatattcaattttgaaatctgacatggggctagacattttgtcagtttcccagctgcccctggtcatgtgacttgtgcctgcactttaagagagaaatgctttctggcaggctgctgttttaccttctcaatgtaactgaatgtgtctcagtgggacatgggattttactattgagtgttgttcttagatctgccaggcagctgttatcttgtgttagggagctgctatctggttaccttcccattgttcttttgtttggctgctggggggaaagggagggggtgatatcactacaacttgcagtaaagagtgattgaagtttatcagagcacaagtcacatgactgggggcagctgggaaattgacaatatgtctagccccatgtcagatttcaaaattgaatataaaaaaatctgtttgctcttttgagaaatggatttcagtgcagaattctgctggagcagcactattaactgattcattttgaaaaaatttttttcccccatgacagtatccctttaactgttcctttaaacagggaATGTTAATCTGACTCAGTAATCAGACCTGCTGCTTAAAATAACAATTGTTTCCCTCATTTTGATTAACTAGAATAAATGtaacacttgtttttttcttataccCGTGGTGTTTGTATGTGATCCgtacccatttattgtactgtGATGCAGAATGTGTTACCTTCTACATTAGGCAGCTAAAGAGAATCTAAACCTTGATCTGGAAAGATGGCTTGCTTTGCCTTTAATATAGAGCAAGTCAATCTTGATAAAGTTCATTTTTGTGGTTATCAGACCACCCTGTACTATTTCTTGTACCaaccatttgttaaaaaaaaaaaaaaaatgccgttTACTTATCTGCCACTTACACGTAGTTAAGAAATACAATTGACCATTTACACAAAGTtgctctggcacaaaataaagcgcgatagagaaaaacaaaaaaaacgctAGTACATAATATACACGTCTCATTTGTAAACAAGTCGTCCTTAACCATCCAAATCAGAAAAAGCTGCCGTCCAGAGGGGCATAGGAAAACACGAAAGACATTCGTACGAGGTCGAGTTGCAGTTTGGGTAGCAGCTGTCCATCAAAGGTCCAACAGTGAATCTGTGACCTATCGAGGCTAAAAGAATGGGCCTCACCACTCCAACTTCACTGGATATTCTCCAGTCAAACAGGCCGTGCAGTGACCCTGAGACGATGACCTTGTTTTGCCATTTATTCCATTCTGCTCGTCCTTGAAGGCCTTGATACCCTCCCGCACTGCCGACGTAAGTCCCTCCACAGAGAGGTAAACAACACTGTCCGCACCTTGAGCAATATAATAAGATCGTTTAGACAAATGTGAATGTGCAAAACAGCACAGGAATCAGAATACTGAAGCCATCGCCCCATATATTGATAACTGAACATTTGCTTACCAATATAACCAGCCAAGTCGTTGAACTCGGGTTTGTTTGCGATCAGCTCCTCTTTCGTAGGAATGTTTATTCCCATATAACAAGGGTATTTTATAGGTGGTGATGCTACTCTTATGTggacctgaaaaaaaacaaaattttaaattattttcctcaCCTATGGCCTTACACTATAAGCAATTAAAGgtgttgttgacctttaaattaactttcagtatgatgtagagcaggggtccacaaacttttttacccgtgagccacattaaaaaaaaaaaaaaaaaaaaaaaagttggggagcaacacaggcatgcaaaaagttcctggggtgccaaataaaggctgtgattggctatatagaatggcagcctacaagaggctctatgtagcagtacacctgtttttatgtaaccaaaacttgcctccaagccaggaattccaaaCTAGACACCTGCTTGCAGGCTACTGGGTTggagcatgttgctcatgagctactggttagggatcactgatgtagagagtgagattctgagactatatgcaatttgttttcatttttaaggggttgttgaCCATTAAATTAACATTGAGACGATCTGCAATTgttttaaatttgtgtttttaatcagcagctctccagtttgcatttccagcaatccagttgctagggtccaaattagcctagcaaccatccactgatttgaataggagagggcctgaacagaagattaaaaataaaaagtaattagcaataacaatgcagagcatgtgttttttttagataaaagtcagaagaaggcaaataatgaaaaaaaaaaaaaaaaaaaattatgaagacaaattgaaaagatgcttagaattgactGTTCTATAACATTAAAGataacttaaaaggtgaaccacccctttaaactgaatATCTGTTATCCATGAGTTGAACGTTGAATGTTTGTGCCCCTTGGAGGATTTTGGCTGGACCATAAGGAGATGGCACCTGGTGGGGGCTGGTGAACATGAAACAATATTTCTGCCAAAAGCGACATGTAAAATGAAAGGACGACTCACCTCTTTGGCTCCGGAGTCCCTGAGCAGCTTTATGATAGGGGAGATAGTATTGCCTCTTACAATAGAATCATCAATCAGAACCACTCGTTTGCCAACAAAGTTATCCGAAAGGACTCCGAATTTCTTGGCCACTCCCAGCTGCCGTAACCTCATGTTGGGCTGAATAAACGTTCGCCCTACGTAGCGATTCTTACACAATACTTCCACATACTGAAGACCACACTGCAAAGAGAACCAATAAAGACCATTTATCCATTGCATGGAAAGTTTCAAAGGAGCAAGATCATAGGCATGAAGAGCCTTCCCAAAACGACATGTACCAACAGAGTGAGATACCTTCTCTGCGTAGCCTAACGCTGCGGGGGTTGCAGATTCTGGCACAGTGCTGACCAGATCGGCTTCTACTGGAGCTTCTATAGCCAGCTGCTGCCCACATCTCCGTCTCACCGAGTAAACCATCTGCCCTGTGGAATCAATAAGGGGACAGGCTCACTGATTGGTGTCTAAAACAAGAACTGCCACCCGCTGCTGGTTAACCAAACCTGTTTTACCATTTTTAATGCCACCCACCACTAAATCTACAGCCTCAGCACAACAGAACCATAGTGCTCTCTTTCATCTGTCTTGAAGTTTACacatttagggtctggccacacgggcagattagtcgccaggtgacaaatctccttcttcACTGCGACTAATCTCCAAGATCTGCCTTTcacctaaaatgaaaatcgcctgggggcaggcactccgagggcttcgttttccgaagtcgcccgtaattgcttcacgaggaaacttcgagcgacttcagaaaacgaagtgctcctaGTGCATGCCCCCGGTGATTTTTATTTTAGgaggaaggcagatcggggagatttgTGGCCTggcatctaatctccccgaatttgcccatGTGGCCAGATCAAACGACATATTAAATATTtgtgatcatttataaacactggtaaAATTTGCATATGGCCAGTAACACATAAccaatgagggtttttttttgcaaacatttgattggttgccatgggttgctgcccaggggtaattttgcccaatgtttataaatgagccccatggtgCAGCATGATCAACAACAATCTGGCATGCATAGGATTAAATTGCAGTATCATAGAGAAACTAAGCATGGGTATAAAACagctcaggaaaaaaaaaaaggaacatcaGTAATCCCAATGCCTCATGCAGAGATAATGTGAAGATTCTGTTATATACTGACTGACCTTCAAATATTGAATCAGGTCGGGcaaaataaacatattcaaaGATGCAAAAGGCAGATGGGTCTCCATTCGTTCTCGGCACAATATCCAGCGTCTGAACTCCATCCCGTGAAATCTTTACTATTTCTCCTGGTAGGACTTCCCGATAATACctgcaaaaatatatacatgccATTATGAACACAGCTCCGGCATATGTCTGGGTGGAAACAAGCCTCAAGGATTTAAAatgttcagtacaggtatgggaccagttatccagaatgcttgggacctggggttttccagataatgggatctttctgtaatttggataatcatataaacattaaataaacctaatagactagttctgcttccaataaggattaattatgtcttagttgggatcaagtacaagctgctgttttattattacagagaaaaaggaaatcatttttaaaaatttggataaaatagagtctacgggagacatccagaaaattcagaattatggaaaggctaacaggtttctggataactgatctcataccctTATTACCTATTCCACTGCTCTACgtttccctctctacatcagcACTATacaattctattacttcactTTTGCTTTCCTGCGGACAGATTGGGAGGATCTAAGCcaaatctatttgctcttctatgcattattattattattattgttgtctAAATCCAGATGTTGATGCCGAGTGGCCCCAAAGACTTCACGGggctgcttagaa
This region includes:
- the ppat.L gene encoding phosphoribosyl pyrophosphate amidotransferase L homeolog (The RefSeq protein has 1 substitution compared to this genomic sequence), which gives rise to MEFEELGIREECGVFGCIAAGRWPTQLDVPHVITLGLVGLQHRGQESAGIVTSDGSSVPTYRMHKGMGLVNHVFSEDSLKKLHVSNLGIGHTRYSTSGNSALENCQPFVVETLHGKIAVAHNGELVNAAQLKRKVMRHGVGLSTSSDSELITQLLAFTPPMEEDHTANWIARIRNLMNETPTSYSLLVMHNDVVYAIRDPYGNRPLCIGRLIPVNNEGKGKRLAETEGWVVSSESCSFLSIGAEYYREVLPGEIVKISRDGVQTLDIVPRTNGDPSAFCIFEYVYFARPDSIFEGQMVYSVRRRCGQQLAIEARVEADLVSTVPESATPAALGYAEKCGLQYVEVLCKNRYVGRTFIQPNMRLRQLGVAKKFGVLSDNFVGKRVVLIDDSIVRGNTISPIIKLLRDSGAKEVHIRVASPPIKYPCYMGINIPTKEELIANKPEFNDLAGYIGADSVVYLSVEGLTSAVREGIKAFKDEQNGINGKTRSSSQGHCTACLTGEYPVKLEW